The DNA sequence TTTTAGGCACAAAATTAGGAGAACGAGTCTATCGTCCCAATTTTGGCTGTCGGCTTGCCGAGCTAGTCTTTGAGCCCATGAATACTCAAACGCTACTGCTCATTCGCCTCTATGTGGAAGAAGCGATTACCCTTTGGGAGCCACGCATTATTGTAGAAAATGTCATGACAGAACCAGATCCTGTGGAAGGGAAAGTCACGATCGAAATTTTCTATACTCCCAAAGGTACCTATGACAGCCGCAGCATGGTCTATCCTTTCTACCTTCAGCCGGAGTAACCTCATGCCCGACCCAGAATTTCGGGAATTTAACTTTCTTCCCAATCTACCTAAGTCTAATCTAGACGATCGTACGTTTGAAGACTTAGTGCAAGAATGTATTCTGCGGATTCCGCGCTACTGCCCAGAGTGGACAAATCATAATCCTGGGGATCCGGGCATTACCCTCATTGAGTTGTTTTCTTGGTTGGTTGACCAAATGTTGCTGCGGTTCAATCAAGTGCCCCGCCGCAACTATGTTGCTTTTTTGGAACTGCTCGGCATTCGGCTGCAGCCCCCGTCGGCAGCTCATGTAGACTTAACCTTTTACCTAACCAAAGCGACCCATCAATCACCGTTGCGGATTCCCATATACACAGAAGTTGCAACCATCCGCACGGAATCTGAACCGGCTGTTGTCTTTACAACCGATGATGAGTTAATTATCGGACAACCCCAAATTCAAGGACTCTTTACAGCTCGACAAACCGAACACATTCCTACCTCTAGGCAGTTTTCCGTTGCATTACAACGATCTGAGAATACCCAATGGGATAATTTGGGAGAAGTGACGCTATTTGAAGATTGTAATGTCAATAACTGTTTCTATATCGTATTAGCGCCAACCAATCCTACAGACCGCTCGTTAGCGGCTCATGGAACCTATGGCAATGGCAGCAACGGTCAGTCGGTCAACACGATCCAGGATTCGATTACCGGAAATATTTTGTCCCTACGATTCAAAGGAGTCATTGCAGGCACCACAGGGATTAATCCCGATGATCCACCCTTGTCTTGGCAGGTTTGGGATGGTGAAGACTGGCAACCAGGTATTTTACGAGAGCTACAGGACGATCGCACCAAAGGCTTTAGTTTCCACGAACTACGTCAGCAGGGCATGAATGCAGAGCAAGTGGGCGCTGATGTGATTTTGCATTTACCCCAAAAGTGGCCGACAACAGATTTTGGCACCGGTTGCCAGGGGCACTGGATTCGCTGTGTCTATCACCAATCAAGAGAGACCCAGTATCCCTACAGTCGATCGCCTAGTATTCGCAGCATCAGTGTCAGTGCCATCGGCGGGGTAATTCATGCGAGTGAATGTGTTCGAGTCAAGCATGAACTGCT is a window from the Leptolyngbya sp. CCY15150 genome containing:
- a CDS encoding GPW/gp25 family protein, with the translated sequence MPSGKTNRSNSYVGAGFAFPIETNVQGSIKLSSDSPNIEESIKIILGTKLGERVYRPNFGCRLAELVFEPMNTQTLLLIRLYVEEAITLWEPRIIVENVMTEPDPVEGKVTIEIFYTPKGTYDSRSMVYPFYLQPE